A single genomic interval of Rhinopithecus roxellana isolate Shanxi Qingling chromosome 11, ASM756505v1, whole genome shotgun sequence harbors:
- the FXYD4 gene encoding FXYD domain-containing ion transport regulator 4, whose protein sequence is MERVTLALLLLAGLTALEANDPFANENDPFYYDWKNLQLSGLICGGLLAIAGIVTVLSSKCKCKSSQKQHSLVLEKTIPLITPGSATTC, encoded by the exons ATGGAGAGAGTGACCCTGGCCCTTCTCCTACTGGCAG GCCTGACTGCCTTGGAAGCCAATGACCCATTTG CCAATGAAAACGATCCCTTCTACTATG ACTGGAAAAACCTGCAGCTGAGCGGACTGATCTGCGGAGGGCTCCTGGCCATTGCTGGGATCGTGACGGTTCTGA gTAGCAAATGCAAATGCAAGAGCAGCCAGAAGCAGCACAG TCTCGTACTTGAGAAAACCATCCCACTCATCACTCCAG GCTCTGCCACTACCTGCTGA